One segment of Brassica napus cultivar Da-Ae chromosome C3, Da-Ae, whole genome shotgun sequence DNA contains the following:
- the BNAC03G43110D gene encoding uncharacterized protein BNAC03G43110D: MPFTMKIQPIDIDSPAVAKPEATGKPVLKSRLKRLFDRPFRTATSEKPFTGGEAQSATEFEPSSVCLTKMVQNFIEENNEKQAKCGRNRCNCFNGSNNDSSDDDESDLFASDHLESLIPCATVAESNLFADVANIVDKNNKSVKRKDEMRKIVNEGLLSLNYDSSICKSKWDKSPSFPAGEYEYIDVIVGEERLMIDVDFRSEFDIARQTSGYKALLQSLPFIFVGKSDRLSQIVALISEAAKLSMKKRGMHLPPWRKAEYMRSKWLSSYTRASGNAEELPVAAAAAEMEVDCADLELVFEEKSLSPVVVKASSSLFPSVDGDGADAAVEREVKAVTGLALLFKEKP; the protein is encoded by the exons ATGCCGTTTACGATGAAGATCCAACCGATTGATATCGATTCACCCGCCGTAGCTAAACCGGAGGCAACAGGCAAACCGGTGCTCAAATCTCGCCTCAAACGTCTCTTTGATCGGCCGTTCAGGACCGCAACCTCCGAGAAACCGTTCACCGGTGGCGAAGCTCAATCCGCGACGGAGTTCGAGCCGAGCTCCGTTTGTTTAACGAAGATGGTTCAGAACTTCATAGAGGAGAACAACGAGAAGCAAGCCAAATGTGGACGCAACCGCTGCAACTGCTTCAACGGCAGCAACAACGATAGCTCCGACGACGATGAATCAGATCTCTTCGCCTCTGATCATCTCGAG AGCTTGATCCCGTGCGCAACCGTCGCCGAGAGTAATCTCTTTGCCGACGTGGCGAATATTGTAGATAAGAACAACAAGTCAGTCAAACGAAAAGACGAGATGAGGAAGATCGTCAACGAAGGACTCTTATCTCTTAACTACGACTCGTCAATCTGCAAATCCAAATGGGACAAGTCTCCGTCGTTCCCAGCTGGCGAATACGAGTACATAGACGTGATCGTTGGGGAGGAGCGGTTGATGATCGACGTTGATTTCAGATCGGAGTTCGATATCGCGAGGCAGACGAGCGGTTACAAGGCGTTGCTTCAGTCTCTACCGTTCATCTTCGTCGGGAAATCAGATCGGTTGAGCCAGATCGTTGCCTTGATCTCTGAGGCGGCGAAATTGAGCATGAAGAAGAGAGGAATGCATTTGCCTCCGTGGAGGAAAGCTGAGTACATGCGATCTAAGTGGCTGTCGTCTTATACCAGAGCCTCCGGGAACGCTGAGGAGCTGCCTGTTGCGGCGGCCGCGGCGGAGATGGAGGTAGATTGTGCAGACCTTGAGCTGGTTTTTGAGGAGAAATCTTTGTCTCCGGTAGTCGTTAAGGCTTCCTCGTCTCTTTTTCCGTCTGTTGACGGCGATGGTGCTGATGCGGCGGTGGAGAGAGAAGTGAAGGCCGTCACCGGATTAGCTTTACTCTTCAAAGAGAAGCCTTAA